A genomic region of Macrobrachium nipponense isolate FS-2020 chromosome 40, ASM1510439v2, whole genome shotgun sequence contains the following coding sequences:
- the LOC135212080 gene encoding mucin-2-like isoform X2 has translation MRVHTRERPYQCPHCEKRFSQHGQLVIHIRRHTGEKPYICTHCNKGFTCSKVLKIHVRTHTGEKPFQCEYCHKGFAAYANLVVHRRIHTRERPYSCHLCGRAFEHSGNLSRHVRVHRVDNGVRCIPCGQVFSCDQDLVAHTAHVHPNEHAREDEPEVEESTPTTESTINMQEFKQFHPPHGIQSVAPPTCEPQMTVLTPMAPPVSTTSVISHSAEPDEVRDRGSCVTLSDSEDSGRESGGSAGFSSSPDQPFDRLPNQLSGASLKVEESDISVLDGKVRLIPPVTPCDSPRETLIPSAPSSCSLPSQAIRMPPKKQQYPGGRSPLNALQTSISSQKQLSSEVFAQPLVSHCSVSVSQVTSLAPPFVAVPLEPNLLSDTSAPNSPHLNIHKLSIGQQLSSNTITPVGLSAASHSYPNTPHGDQRHGGSPNYVSQMYRGTTPPQARENLETNPLDLSQSVSAQTEGQFVGSVTQGNAPLNLSQRLEVPTSRFNETAIGLCSDSEVVSTSQSLLSPVPSVTPVPHHLLATAAPSPPTSRSNVLRRKSTDVGHSDCKKNKTRKVAPPPLIPIHTPEESTAPALSSLDASITQPVASALEPLSGAVSLSCTSSSPTYGHVSPTQTSSSITSSSCNVSDVQINGIPSQINSSSASSTVSVIHSAPLMSHQPAMHSSALSLHPPPAPSRPSAQPPSVLPPPPPPPPPPVTSSWSKMGDSTSDIIIDSDIPKEKIIVCPKKPDGPLTGFCSGLTSSIESMRENIQRSLMSLLPGGHEGVAFKRKVETALVALVGDAPMKQMGYPEKTAEQVLITILDMAGKSPCADVRVDEQERLKINMRKFLEYGFPSKATWEELGWNGRPIESIMDNIITWISRRQTVDTKPFAGGLFGAGTGPRAIGNAELFTGGPTSGGSGGGGTGEELKVNGSPLKAS, from the exons ATGCGTGTGCATACCCGTGAGAGGCCATACCAGTGCCCTCATTGTGAAAAGAGATTCTCCCAACACGGACAGCTTGTGATACACATTAGGAGGCACACAGGAGAAAAGCCTTATATCTGTACGCATTGTAACAAGGGGTTCACTTGCTCAAAGGTGCTGAAAATTCATGTCAGAACACACACCGGTGAGAAACCCTTTCAGTGTGAATATTGTCACAAGGGATTTGCGGCGTATGCCAACTTAGTGGTCCATAGAAGAATTCATACTCGTGAACGTCCATATTCGTGTCATTTGTGTGGTAGAGCTTTTGAACATTCAGGAAATCTTAGTAGACACGTGCGTGTGCATAGAGTAGACAATGGTGTTCGTTGTATTCCATGTGGACAGGTGTTTTCTTGTGACCAGGATCTGGTGGCTCACACGGCACATGTTCATCCAAATGAACATGCACGAGAAGATGAACCTGAAGTTGAGGAGTCAACCCCAACGACTGAATCCACCATCAATATGCAAGAGTTCAAACAGTTTCATCCACCACATGGTATACAGTCGGTGGCTCCCCCAACATGCGAACCTCAGATGACTGTGTTGACACCCATGGCTCCCCCAGTTTCGACAACCTCTGTGATATCACATTCGGCAGAACCAGATGAAGTGAGGGACCGTGGGTCCTGTGTAACATTAAGTGATTCCGAGGATTCTGGTCGGGAATCTGGTGGAAGTGCTGGATTTTCCTCATCTCCTGATCAGCCCTTTGATAGGCTACCTAATCAGCTTTCAGGGGCATCCCTTAAAGTAGAGGAGTCAGACATAAGTGTTTTGGATGGAAAAGTACGATTGATACCACCAGTAACCCCCTGTGACTCTCCACGAGAGACTTTGATCCCCTCAGCACCTTCAAGTTGTTCATTGCCATCTCAAGCCATTAGAATGCCTCCAAAGAAGCAACAGTATCCAGGAGGACGGTCACCCTTGAATGCACTGCAGACTTCCATATCTTCACAGAAGCAGCTGTCATCCGAGGTTTTTGCTCAACCTTTAGTCAGCCATTGCTCAGTTTCTGTTTCACAAGTAACTTCTTTAGCTCCTCCATTTGTTGCTGTTCCTTTGGAACCTAACTTACTTTCGGATACCAGTGCCCCAAATTCCCCACACCTTAATATACATAAGTTATCCATCGGTCAGCAACTTTCTTCCAACACTATAACACCTGTGGGTCTTAGTgccgcatctcattcatatccAAATACTCCACATGGTGATCAGCGTCATGGAGGGTCACCAAATTATGTCTCTCAAATGTACAGAGGCACCACCCCACCCCAGGCCAGAGAAAATTTAGAAACTAATCCATTGGATCTTTCTCAGTCAGTCAGTGCCCAGACAGAGGGACAGTTTGTTGGAAGTGTTACACAAGGTAATGCACCCCTCAACCTATCCCAAAGATTAGAAGTTCCAACATCAAGGTTTAATGAGACAGCCATTGGGTTATGTTCTGACAGTGAAGTAGTTTCGACGTCTCAGTCTCTTTTATCACCTGTGCCATCTGTGACACCTGTACCTCATCACCTTCTTGCAACGGCTGCCCCATCTCCCCCTACATCCCGGTCTAATGTCTTGAGGAGAAAATCTACTGATGTTGGCCACTctgattgtaaaaaaaacaaaacacgaaaggTTGCGCCACCACCACTCATTCCTATTCACACTCCAGAGGAAAGCACTGCACCTGCACTATCATCATTAGATGCTTCCATCACACAACCAGTAGCATCAGCACTTGAGCCATTATCAGGTGCTGTTTCTTTGTCTTGCACGTCTTCATCTCCCACTTATGGCCATGTCAGTCCAACACAAACCTCTAGTTCAATTACCTCCTCTTCATGCAATGTGTCTGATGTACAAATTAATGGCATACCCTCTCAGATAAATTCCTCTTCTGCTTCTAGTACAGTGTCTGTCATTCATAGTGCACCTCTAATGTCACACCAGCCTGCCATGCATTCTTCTGCTTTATCATTacatcctcctcctgctccttcccGGCCTTCAGCTCAACCTCCTTCAgtacttcctcctccccctcctcctcctcctccccctgtaaCTTCTTCCTGGTCAAAAATGGGAGACTCTACTTCTGACATCATTATAGATTCTGAcattccaaaagaaaaaattatagtttGTCCCAAAAAACCAGATGGACCACTCACTGGGTTCTGCTCTGGTTTAACCTCTTCCATAGAAAGCATGCGAGAAAATATCCAGAGGTCGCTAATGTCACTCCTACCTGGAGGTCACGAGGGTGTAGCTTTCAAGAGGAAGGTGGAGACTGCACTGGTTGCTCTAGTTGGAGATGCACCTATGAAGCAGATGGGATATCCTGAAAAGACTGCCGAACAG gttttgaTAACAATTCTGGACATGGCTGGTAAAAGTCCTTGTGCTGATGTGCGTGTGGACGAACAGGAACGCCTCAAGATTAACATGCGGAAGTTCCTTGAGTATGGCTTTCCCTCTAAAGCAACATGGGAGGAACTTGGGTGGAATGGACGACCAATCGAGTCCATTATGGACAACATTATAACTTGGATATCCAGGAGGCAGACAGTGGACACAAAGCCATTTGCTGGAGGACTCTTTGGTGCCGGTACAGGTCCGAGAGCCATTGGCAATGCAGAACTATTTACTGGAGGGCCAACTAGTGGTggtagtgggggaggggggacagGAGAGGAACTGAAGGTGAATGGGTCCCCCCTGAAAGCATCTTGA
- the LOC135212080 gene encoding metal regulatory transcription factor 1-like isoform X1 codes for MEPTKVSTETSELRCDICSRIFDRRSRLDAHYKTHTGERPFSCPFCGKSFASKGNCNTHMRVHTRERPYQCPHCEKRFSQHGQLVIHIRRHTGEKPYICTHCNKGFTCSKVLKIHVRTHTGEKPFQCEYCHKGFAAYANLVVHRRIHTRERPYSCHLCGRAFEHSGNLSRHVRVHRVDNGVRCIPCGQVFSCDQDLVAHTAHVHPNEHAREDEPEVEESTPTTESTINMQEFKQFHPPHGIQSVAPPTCEPQMTVLTPMAPPVSTTSVISHSAEPDEVRDRGSCVTLSDSEDSGRESGGSAGFSSSPDQPFDRLPNQLSGASLKVEESDISVLDGKVRLIPPVTPCDSPRETLIPSAPSSCSLPSQAIRMPPKKQQYPGGRSPLNALQTSISSQKQLSSEVFAQPLVSHCSVSVSQVTSLAPPFVAVPLEPNLLSDTSAPNSPHLNIHKLSIGQQLSSNTITPVGLSAASHSYPNTPHGDQRHGGSPNYVSQMYRGTTPPQARENLETNPLDLSQSVSAQTEGQFVGSVTQGNAPLNLSQRLEVPTSRFNETAIGLCSDSEVVSTSQSLLSPVPSVTPVPHHLLATAAPSPPTSRSNVLRRKSTDVGHSDCKKNKTRKVAPPPLIPIHTPEESTAPALSSLDASITQPVASALEPLSGAVSLSCTSSSPTYGHVSPTQTSSSITSSSCNVSDVQINGIPSQINSSSASSTVSVIHSAPLMSHQPAMHSSALSLHPPPAPSRPSAQPPSVLPPPPPPPPPPVTSSWSKMGDSTSDIIIDSDIPKEKIIVCPKKPDGPLTGFCSGLTSSIESMRENIQRSLMSLLPGGHEGVAFKRKVETALVALVGDAPMKQMGYPEKTAEQVLITILDMAGKSPCADVRVDEQERLKINMRKFLEYGFPSKATWEELGWNGRPIESIMDNIITWISRRQTVDTKPFAGGLFGAGTGPRAIGNAELFTGGPTSGGSGGGGTGEELKVNGSPLKAS; via the exons gtCTCAACCGAAACTTCCGAGTTGCGCTGCGACATATGTTCCAGAATCTTCGATCGCCGTTCCCGCCTCGATGCACATTACAAGACTCATACAGGAGAGCGGCCGTTTTCTTGCCCCTTCTGCGGCAAGAGCTTTGCCTCAAAGGGCAACTGCAATACCCACATGCGTGTGCATACCCGTGAGAGGCCATACCAGTGCCCTCATTGTGAAAAGAGATTCTCCCAACACGGACAGCTTGTGATACACATTAGGAGGCACACAGGAGAAAAGCCTTATATCTGTACGCATTGTAACAAGGGGTTCACTTGCTCAAAGGTGCTGAAAATTCATGTCAGAACACACACCGGTGAGAAACCCTTTCAGTGTGAATATTGTCACAAGGGATTTGCGGCGTATGCCAACTTAGTGGTCCATAGAAGAATTCATACTCGTGAACGTCCATATTCGTGTCATTTGTGTGGTAGAGCTTTTGAACATTCAGGAAATCTTAGTAGACACGTGCGTGTGCATAGAGTAGACAATGGTGTTCGTTGTATTCCATGTGGACAGGTGTTTTCTTGTGACCAGGATCTGGTGGCTCACACGGCACATGTTCATCCAAATGAACATGCACGAGAAGATGAACCTGAAGTTGAGGAGTCAACCCCAACGACTGAATCCACCATCAATATGCAAGAGTTCAAACAGTTTCATCCACCACATGGTATACAGTCGGTGGCTCCCCCAACATGCGAACCTCAGATGACTGTGTTGACACCCATGGCTCCCCCAGTTTCGACAACCTCTGTGATATCACATTCGGCAGAACCAGATGAAGTGAGGGACCGTGGGTCCTGTGTAACATTAAGTGATTCCGAGGATTCTGGTCGGGAATCTGGTGGAAGTGCTGGATTTTCCTCATCTCCTGATCAGCCCTTTGATAGGCTACCTAATCAGCTTTCAGGGGCATCCCTTAAAGTAGAGGAGTCAGACATAAGTGTTTTGGATGGAAAAGTACGATTGATACCACCAGTAACCCCCTGTGACTCTCCACGAGAGACTTTGATCCCCTCAGCACCTTCAAGTTGTTCATTGCCATCTCAAGCCATTAGAATGCCTCCAAAGAAGCAACAGTATCCAGGAGGACGGTCACCCTTGAATGCACTGCAGACTTCCATATCTTCACAGAAGCAGCTGTCATCCGAGGTTTTTGCTCAACCTTTAGTCAGCCATTGCTCAGTTTCTGTTTCACAAGTAACTTCTTTAGCTCCTCCATTTGTTGCTGTTCCTTTGGAACCTAACTTACTTTCGGATACCAGTGCCCCAAATTCCCCACACCTTAATATACATAAGTTATCCATCGGTCAGCAACTTTCTTCCAACACTATAACACCTGTGGGTCTTAGTgccgcatctcattcatatccAAATACTCCACATGGTGATCAGCGTCATGGAGGGTCACCAAATTATGTCTCTCAAATGTACAGAGGCACCACCCCACCCCAGGCCAGAGAAAATTTAGAAACTAATCCATTGGATCTTTCTCAGTCAGTCAGTGCCCAGACAGAGGGACAGTTTGTTGGAAGTGTTACACAAGGTAATGCACCCCTCAACCTATCCCAAAGATTAGAAGTTCCAACATCAAGGTTTAATGAGACAGCCATTGGGTTATGTTCTGACAGTGAAGTAGTTTCGACGTCTCAGTCTCTTTTATCACCTGTGCCATCTGTGACACCTGTACCTCATCACCTTCTTGCAACGGCTGCCCCATCTCCCCCTACATCCCGGTCTAATGTCTTGAGGAGAAAATCTACTGATGTTGGCCACTctgattgtaaaaaaaacaaaacacgaaaggTTGCGCCACCACCACTCATTCCTATTCACACTCCAGAGGAAAGCACTGCACCTGCACTATCATCATTAGATGCTTCCATCACACAACCAGTAGCATCAGCACTTGAGCCATTATCAGGTGCTGTTTCTTTGTCTTGCACGTCTTCATCTCCCACTTATGGCCATGTCAGTCCAACACAAACCTCTAGTTCAATTACCTCCTCTTCATGCAATGTGTCTGATGTACAAATTAATGGCATACCCTCTCAGATAAATTCCTCTTCTGCTTCTAGTACAGTGTCTGTCATTCATAGTGCACCTCTAATGTCACACCAGCCTGCCATGCATTCTTCTGCTTTATCATTacatcctcctcctgctccttcccGGCCTTCAGCTCAACCTCCTTCAgtacttcctcctccccctcctcctcctcctccccctgtaaCTTCTTCCTGGTCAAAAATGGGAGACTCTACTTCTGACATCATTATAGATTCTGAcattccaaaagaaaaaattatagtttGTCCCAAAAAACCAGATGGACCACTCACTGGGTTCTGCTCTGGTTTAACCTCTTCCATAGAAAGCATGCGAGAAAATATCCAGAGGTCGCTAATGTCACTCCTACCTGGAGGTCACGAGGGTGTAGCTTTCAAGAGGAAGGTGGAGACTGCACTGGTTGCTCTAGTTGGAGATGCACCTATGAAGCAGATGGGATATCCTGAAAAGACTGCCGAACAG gttttgaTAACAATTCTGGACATGGCTGGTAAAAGTCCTTGTGCTGATGTGCGTGTGGACGAACAGGAACGCCTCAAGATTAACATGCGGAAGTTCCTTGAGTATGGCTTTCCCTCTAAAGCAACATGGGAGGAACTTGGGTGGAATGGACGACCAATCGAGTCCATTATGGACAACATTATAACTTGGATATCCAGGAGGCAGACAGTGGACACAAAGCCATTTGCTGGAGGACTCTTTGGTGCCGGTACAGGTCCGAGAGCCATTGGCAATGCAGAACTATTTACTGGAGGGCCAACTAGTGGTggtagtgggggaggggggacagGAGAGGAACTGAAGGTGAATGGGTCCCCCCTGAAAGCATCTTGA